The Macaca nemestrina isolate mMacNem1 chromosome 12, mMacNem.hap1, whole genome shotgun sequence genome contains a region encoding:
- the LOC105476262 gene encoding transmembrane protein 218 isoform X1 — translation MAGTVLGVGAGVFILALLWVSVLLLCVLLSRASGAARFSVIFLFFGAVIITSVLLLFPRAGEFPAPEVEVKIVDDFFIGRYVLLAFLSAIFLGSLFLVLIHHVLEPIYAKPLRSY, via the exons ATGGCTGGCACTGTGCTGGGAGTCGGTGCCGGCGTGTTCATCTTAGCCCTGCTGTGGGTGTCAGTGCTGCTGCTGTGTGTGCTGCTGTCCAGGGCCTCCGGGGCGGCGAG GTTCTCtgtcatttttttattcttcGGTGCTGTGATCATCACGTCAGTTCTGTTGCTTTTCCCACGAGCTGGTGAATTCCCAGCCCCGGAGGTGGAAGTTAAG ATTGTGGATGACTTTTTCATTGGCCGCTATGTCCTGCTGGCTTTTCTTAGCGCCATCTTCCTTGGAAGCCTCTTCTTGGTTTTAATCCATCATGTTCTGGAGCCCATCTATGCCAAACCACTGCGCTCCTACTGA
- the LOC105476262 gene encoding transmembrane protein 218 isoform X2 translates to MAGTVLGVGAGVFILALLWVSVLLLCVLLSRASGAARNWELPRINGNAPSWCLSRRKDFGMKRFSVIFLFFGAVIITSVLLLFPRAGEFPAPEVEVKIVDDFFIGRYVLLAFLSAIFLGSLFLVLIHHVLEPIYAKPLRSY, encoded by the exons ATGGCTGGCACTGTGCTGGGAGTCGGTGCCGGCGTGTTCATCTTAGCCCTGCTGTGGGTGTCAGTGCTGCTGCTGTGTGTGCTGCTGTCCAGGGCCTCCGGGGCGGCGAG GAATTGGGAATTACCAAGAATAAACGGGAATGCACCTAGCTGGTGCCTGTCTAGGAGGAAGGACTTTGGGATGAAGAG GTTCTCtgtcatttttttattcttcGGTGCTGTGATCATCACGTCAGTTCTGTTGCTTTTCCCACGAGCTGGTGAATTCCCAGCCCCGGAGGTGGAAGTTAAG ATTGTGGATGACTTTTTCATTGGCCGCTATGTCCTGCTGGCTTTTCTTAGCGCCATCTTCCTTGGAAGCCTCTTCTTGGTTTTAATCCATCATGTTCTGGAGCCCATCTATGCCAAACCACTGCGCTCCTACTGA